Proteins found in one Nostoc sp. NIES-3756 genomic segment:
- a CDS encoding alpha/beta fold hydrolase, with product MLQFQPPGFGHKVIHTSLGAIVYYTQTATPWLNADEDLPPLLFLHNFGGGASAYEWSKVYPAFAATHRILAPDLIGWGESAHPVRDYQIQDYLSAIAQFITQTCHQPVKVITSSLTAAITIRLAINQPNLFDSLYLVCPSGFDDFGQGAGRRLPLSVINTPLLDNLIYALGAENELAVRNFLQSFLFAQPQRVSQEIVDAYLYSAQQPNAKFAALSFLKGDLYFDLSLYIQQLITPTVFFWGEKAQFTSVKLGQRLASLNPGVIGKFYAIADTGVLPHLELPEVIIGLLQRYV from the coding sequence ATGCTTCAGTTTCAACCGCCTGGCTTTGGTCATAAAGTCATCCATACATCATTGGGAGCAATTGTTTACTATACTCAAACTGCTACTCCTTGGTTGAATGCTGATGAAGATTTACCGCCGTTACTGTTTCTCCACAATTTTGGCGGGGGTGCGTCTGCTTACGAATGGTCTAAAGTCTATCCGGCTTTTGCCGCTACACACCGCATCCTCGCACCTGATTTGATTGGTTGGGGAGAGTCTGCACATCCTGTAAGAGATTACCAGATTCAGGATTATCTGAGTGCGATCGCACAGTTCATTACCCAAACTTGTCACCAACCAGTCAAGGTTATCACCTCTTCTTTAACTGCGGCTATAACTATCCGTTTAGCTATTAATCAACCCAATTTATTCGATTCACTATATTTAGTTTGTCCCTCTGGGTTTGATGATTTTGGTCAAGGTGCGGGACGCAGGCTGCCATTATCAGTAATTAATACACCTTTATTAGATAATTTAATTTATGCCTTAGGTGCAGAAAATGAACTTGCGGTGAGAAATTTCTTGCAAAGTTTTTTGTTTGCACAACCGCAGCGTGTCTCGCAAGAGATAGTAGATGCTTATTTATATTCTGCACAACAGCCTAATGCTAAATTTGCCGCCTTATCCTTTTTAAAAGGCGACCTTTATTTTGACTTGAGTTTATATATTCAGCAATTGATAACCCCTACAGTCTTTTTTTGGGGAGAAAAAGCACAATTTACTAGTGTTAAATTAGGACAACGCTTGGCTAGTTTGAATCCTGGTGTTATTGGAAAATTTTACGCGATCGCTGACACAGGAGTACTACCCCATTTAGAACTACCAGAAGTTATCATTGGCTTATTGCAGCGTTATGTTTAA
- the glgB gene encoding 1,4-alpha-glucan branching enzyme has protein sequence MSMTTIAPEQVNRIVWNQHHDPFEILGSHPIEQNGKTVWVVRAYLPNASAAWVVLPEQRQEYPMQTVHDPHFFECTIETSELSNYQLKIKEGEHERVTYDPYAFRSPRLTDFDLHLFAEGNHHRIYEKLGAHATEVDGVKGVYFAVWAPNARNVSVLGDFNQWDGRKHQMRKGPTGVWELFIPELGVGEHYKYEIKNFAGHIYEKSDPYGFQQEPRPKTASIVSDLNSYQWNDEDWLEQRRHADPLTQPVSVYEVHLGSWLHGASAEPAILPNGETEPVVIASELNPGSRFLTYRELASRLIPYVKELGYTHIELLPIAEHPFDGSWGYQVTGYYAPTSRFGSPEDFMYFVDQCHQNGIGVIVDWVPGHFPKDGHGLAFFDGTHLYEHADPRKGEHKEWGTLVFNYNRNEVRNFLVANALFWFDKYHIDGIRVDAVASMLYLDYCRKDGEWVTNQYGGRENLEAAEFLRQVNHLLFSYFPGVLSIAEESTSWPMVSWPTYTGGLGFNLKWNMGWMHDMLDYFSMDPWFRQFHQNNITFSMWYNHSENFMLALSHDEVVHGKSNIIGKMPGDRWQKLANVRCLFTYMFTHPGKKTMFMSMEFGQWSEWNVWADLEWSLLQFEPHQQLKKFFAELNKLYRSEPALYTLDFAREGFEWVDCSDNRHSVVSFIRRDKDSENFVVVVCNFTPQPHSHYRIGVPEKGFYTELFNSDARQYGGSNMGNLGGKWTDDWSMHNRSYSLDLCLPPLGVLILKLDKEKTAKALGY, from the coding sequence ATGTCCATGACCACGATCGCCCCTGAACAGGTTAACCGCATCGTCTGGAACCAGCATCATGATCCTTTTGAAATACTTGGTTCTCATCCCATAGAACAAAACGGTAAAACCGTTTGGGTTGTCAGAGCCTACCTACCAAACGCCAGTGCAGCTTGGGTAGTTCTCCCAGAACAACGGCAAGAGTACCCTATGCAAACGGTACATGACCCCCACTTTTTTGAATGTACCATTGAAACTTCAGAGCTATCCAACTATCAGCTAAAAATTAAAGAGGGAGAGCATGAGCGCGTCACTTATGACCCTTATGCTTTTCGTTCCCCTCGTCTGACAGACTTTGATTTACATTTATTTGCCGAAGGTAATCATCACCGCATTTACGAAAAACTCGGAGCGCACGCCACAGAGGTAGATGGGGTTAAAGGAGTATACTTTGCAGTTTGGGCTCCCAATGCTCGTAACGTCTCCGTTCTAGGAGATTTTAACCAATGGGATGGACGCAAACATCAAATGCGTAAAGGCCCTACAGGTGTTTGGGAGTTATTTATTCCCGAACTAGGAGTAGGGGAGCATTACAAATATGAAATCAAAAATTTTGCAGGTCACATTTACGAAAAATCTGATCCTTATGGTTTCCAACAGGAACCACGCCCCAAAACAGCTTCAATCGTTAGTGATTTAAACTCATACCAATGGAATGATGAAGACTGGTTAGAACAACGTCGTCATGCCGACCCTCTCACCCAACCCGTCTCAGTTTATGAAGTACATCTGGGTTCTTGGTTACACGGTGCAAGTGCCGAGCCAGCTATATTACCAAATGGTGAAACCGAACCTGTAGTCATTGCTTCTGAACTAAATCCAGGCTCACGCTTTTTAACCTATCGGGAACTAGCCAGCAGACTAATTCCTTATGTCAAGGAATTAGGATACACTCACATCGAACTATTGCCAATTGCCGAACATCCCTTTGATGGGTCTTGGGGTTATCAAGTTACTGGATACTACGCCCCTACCTCGCGTTTTGGTAGCCCTGAAGATTTTATGTATTTTGTTGACCAATGTCATCAAAACGGCATCGGTGTAATTGTCGATTGGGTTCCCGGTCACTTCCCCAAAGATGGACATGGTTTAGCCTTCTTTGATGGTACTCATTTATATGAACACGCCGACCCCCGCAAAGGTGAACATAAAGAGTGGGGTACTTTGGTATTCAACTACAACCGCAACGAAGTACGTAACTTTTTGGTAGCAAATGCTCTGTTCTGGTTTGACAAATACCACATTGATGGGATTCGTGTTGACGCTGTGGCTTCCATGCTCTACCTTGACTACTGTCGTAAAGATGGGGAATGGGTAACTAACCAATACGGCGGTAGAGAAAATTTAGAAGCAGCCGAGTTTCTGCGTCAAGTAAATCACCTGCTGTTTAGTTATTTTCCCGGTGTTCTTTCCATAGCTGAAGAATCTACATCTTGGCCGATGGTATCTTGGCCTACCTACACAGGTGGTTTAGGCTTTAATCTTAAGTGGAACATGGGCTGGATGCACGACATGCTGGATTACTTCAGCATGGATCCTTGGTTTAGGCAGTTCCACCAAAACAACATTACATTTAGTATGTGGTATAACCACAGCGAAAACTTTATGCTAGCCTTGTCCCACGATGAAGTCGTGCATGGCAAGAGCAATATCATCGGTAAAATGCCGGGCGATAGATGGCAGAAATTGGCAAATGTGCGTTGTTTATTCACCTATATGTTTACTCACCCAGGTAAGAAAACCATGTTTATGAGCATGGAATTTGGACAGTGGAGTGAGTGGAATGTCTGGGCTGATTTGGAGTGGTCTTTATTACAGTTTGAACCCCATCAACAATTGAAAAAGTTCTTCGCAGAACTAAATAAACTTTATCGTTCTGAACCTGCTTTATACACCTTAGATTTTGCCAGAGAAGGGTTTGAGTGGGTTGATTGTAGCGATAATCGCCACAGTGTAGTCTCCTTTATCCGCCGTGATAAAGACAGTGAAAATTTTGTTGTAGTGGTTTGTAACTTTACTCCTCAACCCCATTCTCATTACCGCATTGGTGTACCAGAAAAAGGTTTTTATACTGAGTTATTCAATAGTGATGCTCGTCAATATGGCGGTAGCAATATGGGTAACTTAGGTGGTAAGTGGACTGATGATTGGTCAATGCACAATCGTTCTTATTCCTTAGATTTATGTTTACCACCTTTAGGCGTTTTAATTCTGAAGTTAGATAAGGAAAAAACGGCTAAAGCGTTAGGTTATTAA
- a CDS encoding alpha/beta hydrolase family protein, whose protein sequence is MNFLSPKKQSSMAIVGSLMITLGVELTATANTFHPVPLFSRTANYSTKIPRSGGDADAADIYYPVVPKTSKTSLPIALLLQGALVDKSDYSKFANAVARYGFVVVVPNHSRTANSPTRKVTGLLSEQQQVNDVLTYMRSENSRSASPIANQLNPKTLVLLGHSFGGAVGIAAIQGKCFAIFCTKDFSRPDELKGGVFYGANFLMGQNSRDIPVIENDAIPIALIQGNLDGVAKPSSAQITYEKIQDQPKALITVAGANHYGITNEDNSKRESNRPTLEQEVAIETIARWSALFLRATVLKDKQAFDYVFNSGDALDLNVKREER, encoded by the coding sequence ATGAATTTTCTCTCTCCAAAAAAGCAATCATCAATGGCTATAGTTGGGTCATTAATGATAACTCTAGGAGTAGAGCTAACTGCTACGGCTAATACATTTCACCCTGTGCCTCTTTTTAGTAGAACGGCTAACTACTCAACTAAGATTCCTAGAAGTGGTGGTGATGCAGATGCTGCTGATATTTATTACCCAGTTGTCCCCAAGACCAGTAAAACTTCACTACCCATTGCGTTATTGTTGCAAGGAGCGCTGGTTGACAAATCTGATTACTCAAAATTCGCCAATGCTGTAGCACGTTATGGGTTTGTAGTAGTTGTACCTAATCACAGTAGAACAGCAAATAGTCCAACGCGTAAAGTCACAGGACTACTATCTGAACAACAACAAGTAAATGATGTTTTAACTTATATGCGGAGTGAAAATTCTCGTTCTGCATCACCCATTGCTAATCAACTCAACCCCAAAACGCTAGTTTTACTTGGTCATTCATTTGGCGGTGCAGTAGGAATTGCGGCAATTCAAGGTAAGTGTTTTGCTATCTTCTGTACAAAAGATTTTTCCCGACCTGATGAACTCAAAGGTGGAGTATTTTATGGTGCTAACTTCTTGATGGGTCAAAATAGTAGAGATATTCCTGTGATTGAAAATGACGCTATCCCTATTGCTTTGATACAAGGAAATTTAGATGGTGTAGCAAAACCATCTAGCGCACAAATAACATACGAAAAAATTCAAGACCAGCCTAAGGCATTAATCACAGTTGCTGGTGCTAACCACTATGGCATTACCAATGAAGATAACTCTAAACGTGAGTCTAACAGACCGACATTAGAGCAAGAAGTGGCAATTGAAACCATCGCTCGTTGGAGCGCGCTG
- a CDS encoding HugZ family pyridoxamine 5'-phosphate oxidase yields the protein MSQLEKAQAEYEGFIQEFASAVISTVSKEGIPNGSYAPFVIDDAKKIYIYVSGLSTHTKNIEANPHVNVLFIEDEAKANQIFARRRLNFDCAARLIERESVTWNQIVDQFQERFGQIIEVFRGLADFRIFQLTPKEGRFVIGFGSAYHISGDRLDKLEQITGDKN from the coding sequence ATGAGCCAACTAGAAAAAGCTCAGGCTGAGTATGAGGGTTTTATTCAAGAGTTTGCAAGTGCTGTCATTAGTACCGTATCTAAAGAAGGTATCCCAAATGGGAGTTATGCTCCTTTTGTAATAGATGATGCTAAAAAAATATATATATATGTAAGTGGTCTTTCTACCCACACCAAAAATATTGAGGCTAATCCTCATGTTAATGTTCTATTTATTGAGGATGAAGCAAAAGCTAATCAAATATTTGCTCGTCGTCGATTAAACTTTGATTGTGCAGCTAGGCTGATTGAGCGTGAATCTGTAACTTGGAATCAAATTGTAGACCAATTTCAAGAGCGTTTCGGTCAAATTATTGAAGTGTTCCGTGGCTTGGCTGACTTTCGGATTTTCCAACTCACTCCCAAGGAGGGACGTTTTGTCATTGGGTTTGGTTCAGCTTATCACATCAGTGGCGATCGCCTAGATAAACTTGAGCAAATCACAGGTGATAAAAATTAG